One genomic segment of Candidatus Baltobacteraceae bacterium includes these proteins:
- a CDS encoding DUF202 domain-containing protein, which yields MSDHLANERTFLAYLRTALAFIGFGFVVARFALYVRVLSAAHVAAQHQNSTSTLLGAIMIVAGIGIAIFSAYRYVTVERALSQGKAAQLTVRAAVAIVTALCVFGIIVAVVIYRT from the coding sequence GTGAGCGATCACCTTGCCAACGAGCGAACCTTTCTTGCGTACCTTCGCACCGCTCTCGCGTTCATCGGATTCGGTTTCGTCGTCGCGCGCTTCGCATTATACGTGCGCGTGCTCTCCGCGGCCCACGTCGCCGCGCAGCATCAGAACTCAACCTCGACGCTCCTCGGCGCGATCATGATCGTCGCGGGCATCGGCATCGCGATATTCAGCGCATACCGTTACGTGACGGTCGAACGAGCGCTTTCTCAGGGCAAAGCGGCGCAGCTGACCGTGCGCGCGGCAGTCGCGATCGTTACGGCTCTCTGCGTCTTCGGCATCATCGTCGCCGTCGTCATCTATCGAACGTGA
- a CDS encoding RDD family protein, whose protein sequence is MASPLFSSEYALRDPRERLAFVLTLLFAFPAAAAIGFVIHEQIGLSEVALFIVIAMLYVTLARGRLIGSSVMIHEAQYPRVFSLVQSVCARLDIAMPLIFVREDNYVPVAALGFGEPYALVISSHWIEHFEDDELAFAVGRELGHIAAGHTRFLSLLSVNGNENPIVSLIFGGWLRTCSRTCDRVGLLTCGSLDAATRSIAIASFHSFGRHVDVARFAEQGREIASDGVLRLGEWLGGEPYATRRIADMDDFLVTPQYVAARTWYTREIREVPPALATGSAHVSREDCAGIWRRGWAFLIDVIMVSTIFSFFTSNANPIHASGHLGERELAILEIGRVLAPVLHYVAGANALAIAIYLWLLVGLTGQSFGMMIAGLRVVTTDFRGPGLARAFVRYLVAFFLWPVILVCAPFMPRLMLHDRLSGTRLIRAERIMERAAEVRYSSG, encoded by the coding sequence ATGGCAAGCCCACTCTTCAGCAGCGAATACGCACTTCGCGATCCTCGAGAGCGCCTAGCCTTCGTTCTCACCCTGCTCTTCGCGTTTCCGGCCGCGGCGGCGATCGGTTTCGTCATTCACGAGCAGATCGGTCTCTCCGAGGTCGCGCTCTTCATCGTGATCGCGATGCTCTACGTCACGCTCGCGCGCGGACGGCTGATCGGCTCGTCGGTGATGATTCACGAAGCGCAATACCCGCGCGTCTTCTCGCTCGTGCAGAGCGTCTGTGCGCGACTCGATATCGCGATGCCGTTGATCTTCGTTCGCGAGGACAACTACGTTCCGGTTGCGGCGCTCGGGTTCGGCGAACCCTATGCGCTCGTAATCTCGAGTCACTGGATCGAGCATTTCGAAGACGACGAGCTCGCGTTTGCCGTCGGCCGCGAACTCGGACACATCGCCGCCGGGCACACCCGGTTTCTCTCGCTGCTCAGCGTCAACGGGAATGAAAACCCGATCGTTTCGCTGATCTTCGGCGGATGGCTGCGCACCTGCAGCCGGACGTGCGACCGGGTCGGGCTCCTGACGTGCGGCTCGCTCGACGCGGCAACGCGCTCGATCGCCATCGCCTCGTTTCACAGTTTCGGCCGTCACGTCGACGTTGCGCGTTTCGCCGAACAAGGACGCGAGATCGCCAGTGACGGCGTGCTGCGCTTGGGCGAATGGCTCGGGGGAGAGCCCTATGCGACACGGCGCATCGCCGACATGGACGACTTCCTGGTGACGCCGCAATACGTCGCTGCGCGCACCTGGTACACGCGCGAGATTCGCGAAGTACCGCCGGCGCTCGCGACCGGCAGCGCGCACGTCTCGCGTGAGGACTGCGCCGGCATCTGGCGTCGCGGCTGGGCATTTCTGATCGACGTGATCATGGTCAGCACGATTTTCTCGTTTTTTACCTCCAACGCAAACCCGATCCACGCCAGCGGGCACCTTGGCGAGCGCGAGCTCGCCATCCTCGAGATCGGACGCGTACTGGCGCCGGTGCTTCATTACGTAGCCGGCGCCAACGCGCTCGCGATCGCAATTTACCTCTGGCTCCTCGTCGGACTCACCGGACAGAGCTTCGGCATGATGATCGCCGGACTTCGGGTGGTCACGACCGATTTTCGCGGCCCCGGACTTGCGCGCGCGTTCGTGCGCTACCTGGTCGCCTTTTTCCTCTGGCCGGTCATTCTTGTTTGCGCCCCGTTCATGCCGCGCCTGATGCTGCACGACCGCCTCAGCGGCACGCGTCTGATTCGCGCCGAGCGCATCATGGAGCGCGCAGCTGAAGTGCGTTACTCAAGCGGCTGA
- a CDS encoding GGDEF domain-containing protein, whose product MRDQLLVWNTDSTLRVTSLTARLRGFAELDRYADALNVSDLWGSTDPFPLQAHLRALSGETVVFESLIRGIRYAFQLAPLFAPNGSVSGVTGRAIELAETGALLSIEERLRAALASCERTGRHAAVLFIDLDDFKAINETRGHDYGDRVLSAVAERLQRYVRVSDTVVRTGGDEFAIVIEDLGCHEAATDAARKILRSLDEPLPVDDERLRVCASIGGATYPGPWSSPAALLAAAEREMRAVKKNGGNGIKLASPWQAHSSAANTHFAILESA is encoded by the coding sequence ATGCGCGACCAGTTACTCGTCTGGAACACCGACAGCACACTGCGGGTCACGTCGCTTACGGCTCGGCTGCGCGGCTTCGCAGAACTCGATCGGTACGCGGACGCCCTCAACGTGAGCGACCTCTGGGGCAGCACCGATCCCTTCCCGCTCCAGGCCCACCTGCGGGCCCTCTCGGGCGAAACCGTGGTGTTCGAATCGCTGATCCGCGGTATACGCTACGCATTCCAGCTCGCGCCGCTATTCGCGCCGAACGGCTCGGTCTCGGGCGTCACCGGCCGCGCGATCGAACTCGCCGAAACCGGCGCACTGCTCTCGATCGAGGAGCGCCTGCGGGCCGCGCTCGCCTCGTGCGAGCGCACCGGCCGCCACGCCGCGGTGCTCTTCATCGATCTCGACGATTTCAAAGCGATCAATGAAACGCGCGGCCACGACTACGGTGACCGCGTCTTGAGCGCGGTCGCGGAACGGTTGCAGCGCTACGTTCGCGTGTCCGACACCGTCGTGCGCACCGGAGGCGACGAATTCGCGATCGTCATCGAGGACCTCGGCTGCCACGAGGCGGCGACCGACGCAGCCCGCAAGATCTTGCGCAGCCTGGATGAGCCGCTGCCGGTCGACGATGAGAGGCTGCGTGTCTGCGCCAGCATCGGCGGCGCAACGTATCCCGGCCCTTGGAGTTCGCCGGCGGCGCTGCTTGCCGCGGCCGAGCGCGAGATGCGGGCCGTAAAGAAGAACGGCGGCAACGGGATCAAACTTGCCTCTCCATGGCAAGCCCACTCTTCAGCAGCGAATACGCACTTCGCGATCCTCGAGAGCGCCTAG
- a CDS encoding carboxymuconolactone decarboxylase family protein: MPDLFDALAARPRLARSLAAHLRDLHEGAIPARTLELIALMVGWLNACEYCTCVHEEIARKLGVDEATLAALGDFALSPHFSEAERAALSATVALTREPRALPPVVWDALRAHYDEGASLEILAAIGANNYVSRLSNALQLRAP, translated from the coding sequence TTGCCCGATCTCTTCGACGCGCTGGCGGCGCGGCCGCGGCTCGCGCGTTCGCTTGCGGCGCATTTGCGCGACCTGCACGAGGGAGCGATTCCGGCGCGGACGCTGGAGCTGATCGCGCTCATGGTCGGGTGGCTCAACGCGTGTGAATATTGCACCTGCGTGCACGAAGAGATCGCGCGAAAGCTGGGCGTCGACGAAGCGACTCTCGCAGCGCTTGGGGACTTCGCGCTCAGTCCGCATTTTTCCGAGGCAGAACGCGCCGCATTGTCGGCGACCGTGGCCCTGACGCGCGAGCCGCGGGCCCTGCCGCCGGTGGTGTGGGACGCGCTGCGCGCGCACTACGACGAGGGCGCGTCCCTCGAGATCCTCGCCGCCATCGGCGCGAATAACTACGTCAGCCGCTTGAGTAACGCACTTCAGCTGCGCGCTCCATGA
- a CDS encoding DUF302 domain-containing protein: MTKRSRQSYSQTLAALSKAITEGGNTIFATIDQAAAARSVGMSLRPTALIVFGNPKGGTPLMDAFPLVALELPLKLLIWEEPDGVRVAYVPMSEIAARYGVTGMDPRISAMDHLLDTLSDLVA, from the coding sequence ATGACGAAACGGAGCCGCCAGTCCTATTCGCAGACCTTGGCCGCCCTCTCGAAAGCGATTACCGAGGGCGGAAATACGATCTTCGCGACGATCGATCAAGCCGCCGCGGCGCGGAGCGTGGGGATGAGCCTGCGGCCCACCGCACTCATCGTTTTCGGGAACCCCAAGGGCGGCACGCCGCTGATGGACGCGTTCCCCCTGGTTGCCCTCGAGCTTCCGCTCAAACTGCTGATTTGGGAAGAGCCGGACGGGGTGCGCGTCGCGTACGTACCGATGTCGGAGATCGCGGCACGCTACGGCGTTACCGGGATGGATCCGCGAATCTCGGCAATGGATCACCTGCTCGATACGCTCAGCGACCTCGTTGCGTGA
- a CDS encoding diacylglycerol kinase family protein: MLAQLVFNERSRGGPGLGERVSRSLRDAGIETREDGWPDRLDPSIECIICAGGDGTIASAIGPAIEHGLPLGIIPLGTFNELARTLGIPSRIEAAAQAIAARIERAIDVGRVNDRYFIDEASIGFSSRVARLQTPRLKQRFGIFAIVATALMGMRHLRPIDAEVRYDGQSERLRTVQLTIANSHRFGGLINVSGASIDDGWLHLYSIQGAAVHTVRARRFEVRTRRPHRITADGEPAGATPATFEVVPKALRVLASR, from the coding sequence ATGCTCGCTCAACTCGTTTTCAACGAACGCTCACGCGGCGGCCCGGGACTAGGCGAGCGGGTCTCGCGGTCGCTGCGCGACGCGGGCATCGAGACGCGTGAAGACGGATGGCCCGATCGGCTCGATCCAAGCATCGAATGCATCATCTGCGCCGGCGGGGACGGCACGATCGCAAGCGCGATCGGTCCCGCGATCGAACACGGACTTCCGCTTGGCATCATTCCACTCGGAACGTTCAACGAACTCGCGCGCACGCTGGGTATTCCGAGCCGGATCGAGGCCGCGGCACAGGCCATCGCGGCGCGAATCGAACGGGCGATCGACGTCGGGCGCGTCAACGATCGGTATTTCATCGACGAAGCGAGCATCGGCTTTTCGAGCCGGGTTGCGCGCCTACAAACGCCCCGGCTCAAACAGCGCTTCGGCATCTTCGCGATCGTCGCAACGGCGCTTATGGGGATGCGCCACCTTCGCCCGATCGACGCCGAGGTGCGCTACGACGGGCAGAGCGAGCGCCTGCGCACGGTTCAGCTCACGATTGCGAACAGTCATCGCTTCGGGGGCCTCATCAACGTTTCGGGAGCGTCGATCGACGACGGTTGGTTGCACTTGTACAGCATCCAGGGCGCCGCCGTTCACACGGTGCGCGCGCGCCGCTTCGAGGTCCGGACGCGCCGTCCGCATCGGATTACGGCCGACGGCGAGCCGGCCGGGGCGACGCCGGCAACATTCGAGGTGGTTCCCAAGGCGCTGCGCGTTTTGGCGTCACGCTGA
- a CDS encoding winged helix-turn-helix domain-containing protein, translating to MSIYEFGPFRLDVERLLLMHRGEPVPLGPKVVETLLALVEHPGEVLAKSALLERIWPEGYVEEANLAQNVYVLRKTLRGLAALDAIETLPRRGYRFTVPVRRIEHVPVAPAPARRSRFGRSAALVGGAAFALICTVFVAALALAHRDGDVALSAQSARLYDIGNYYWNLRSRQGVERSLGYFAQVIRIDPEDARGYAALADANAIMGDYRYGTLAPRVYFARARGYAQHALAIDPNSAEAHAALGLIDMDARNPVAAVAELQRAIALEPSYAPGHEWYGILLFERGQLRSAFAQLQIAGDLDPLSVSTSAWLGSTAYFDRHFNESIAYSREALDLAPQRTDVLTRIGEAYEAEGNFNRAIEAFTRYGASCAYCRAEGAALLAHVYAIEHHTAKARLQLAYAMQHSTQVDPADLAAAAAAVGDRTVAIELLRRLHGHMAWLSIVNDPRFDILRDDAGFRQLLQRPA from the coding sequence ATGAGCATCTATGAATTCGGGCCGTTCCGCCTCGACGTCGAGCGGCTACTTCTGATGCATCGCGGCGAACCCGTGCCTCTCGGACCGAAAGTCGTCGAGACGTTGCTGGCGTTGGTCGAGCATCCGGGCGAGGTGCTGGCGAAGAGCGCACTGCTCGAGCGTATCTGGCCCGAGGGCTACGTCGAAGAAGCCAATCTCGCGCAAAACGTCTACGTGCTGCGCAAGACCTTGCGCGGATTGGCCGCGCTGGACGCGATCGAGACCTTGCCGCGCCGAGGTTACCGTTTCACCGTTCCCGTTCGGCGCATCGAGCACGTGCCGGTCGCGCCGGCTCCGGCGCGCCGCAGCCGCTTCGGCCGCAGCGCGGCGCTTGTGGGCGGCGCTGCGTTTGCACTGATCTGCACCGTCTTCGTCGCCGCGCTCGCGCTCGCGCATCGCGACGGCGATGTCGCGCTCTCGGCCCAGAGCGCGCGACTCTACGATATCGGAAACTACTATTGGAACCTGCGTTCGCGTCAAGGGGTGGAACGCAGCCTGGGCTACTTCGCCCAGGTGATTCGCATCGACCCCGAAGATGCGCGCGGATACGCGGCGCTGGCCGATGCGAACGCGATCATGGGCGATTACCGGTACGGTACGCTTGCGCCCCGTGTCTACTTCGCACGCGCGCGAGGCTACGCGCAGCATGCACTGGCGATCGATCCGAATTCGGCCGAGGCACACGCGGCGCTCGGGCTCATCGACATGGATGCGCGCAACCCGGTCGCGGCGGTTGCCGAGCTGCAGCGCGCGATCGCGCTCGAGCCGTCGTATGCACCGGGACATGAATGGTACGGCATCCTCTTATTCGAGCGCGGCCAGCTTCGCAGCGCATTTGCGCAACTGCAGATTGCCGGCGACCTCGATCCGCTCTCGGTCTCGACCAGTGCGTGGCTCGGCTCGACCGCCTACTTCGACCGCCATTTCAACGAGTCGATCGCGTATTCGCGAGAAGCGCTCGATCTCGCGCCGCAGCGAACCGACGTGCTCACGAGGATAGGCGAAGCCTACGAAGCCGAGGGCAATTTCAACCGCGCGATCGAGGCCTTTACACGCTACGGAGCTTCGTGCGCGTATTGCCGGGCGGAAGGGGCTGCGCTGCTCGCGCACGTCTACGCGATCGAGCATCATACCGCGAAGGCGCGCTTGCAGCTCGCCTACGCGATGCAGCACTCCACGCAAGTCGATCCGGCCGATCTCGCGGCGGCGGCTGCCGCGGTCGGCGATCGCACCGTCGCGATCGAGCTGTTGCGCCGCTTGCACGGTCACATGGCGTGGCTCTCGATCGTCAACGATCCCCGATTCGACATCCTCCGCGACGATGCGGGTTTCCGTCAGTTGTTGCAGAGACCGGCATAG
- a CDS encoding HAMP domain-containing sensor histidine kinase produces the protein MSRSFATQLRKHIRATIAVQLFLVGFVIAALGYVVEIQFLMQAQSSIVREIPQILGESNSNEKSARAITETILTREFHPGFEVVALVNHTMYKGRWYDGPGPRYAIEPTDEFDTPFSIRPLGLARKTSMWMASLAGYRGLQVSVGSALIDTDASAVTIARCAERLGAMLTIALFLSILLANIAAGRLSKRALAPLYLVLEELESFARGDLRPRRIETTRNDELGRLASAYNDAVETVDRALAERARAENQMRQFMADAAHQLRTPLTVLRGFIGILRRGDVKSPRDIPRILDTMDRQSAAMAALIKQLMLLQEWVEEPLDAQPLDAGKLVREVVAPLADANPGRDVRIEVRASARAKIPRDEITYALTNLVDNALKYAPDGPIVVSVDRDDGHVVITVSDHGPGISGEQLERIFDRFYRGERRDVPGSGLGLAIAKRAVERAKGTLTVQTRPGSGTSFVIVLPEFENGTEPIHAPGDPVLALKRY, from the coding sequence GTGAGCCGGAGCTTCGCCACGCAGCTGCGCAAACACATACGAGCGACGATTGCGGTGCAGCTCTTCCTCGTCGGGTTCGTCATCGCCGCTCTGGGATACGTCGTCGAAATCCAGTTTCTCATGCAGGCACAGTCATCCATCGTCCGCGAGATCCCGCAAATTCTCGGAGAATCGAACTCAAACGAAAAAAGCGCGCGGGCGATTACGGAAACGATTCTCACCCGCGAATTTCATCCGGGCTTCGAGGTGGTGGCCTTGGTCAACCACACGATGTACAAAGGGAGATGGTATGACGGTCCCGGTCCGCGTTACGCGATCGAGCCTACCGACGAATTCGACACGCCGTTCTCGATCCGCCCGCTTGGACTCGCGCGCAAGACGTCGATGTGGATGGCCTCGCTTGCAGGCTACCGCGGTTTGCAGGTCAGCGTTGGAAGCGCGCTCATCGACACCGACGCAAGTGCCGTGACCATCGCGCGCTGCGCGGAGCGCTTGGGAGCGATGTTGACGATAGCCCTGTTCCTCTCCATTCTCTTGGCGAACATCGCGGCCGGCCGGCTGAGCAAACGCGCGCTCGCGCCGCTGTACCTCGTGCTCGAGGAATTGGAGAGCTTCGCTCGCGGCGACCTTCGCCCGCGACGGATCGAGACCACTCGCAATGACGAACTCGGCCGGTTGGCCTCCGCCTATAACGATGCCGTCGAAACGGTCGATCGAGCATTGGCCGAGCGCGCTCGGGCGGAGAATCAAATGCGGCAGTTCATGGCCGATGCGGCACATCAACTGCGAACGCCGCTGACGGTCTTGCGCGGCTTCATCGGCATTCTTCGCAGGGGAGACGTGAAATCTCCGCGTGACATTCCTCGCATTTTGGATACGATGGATCGTCAGAGCGCGGCGATGGCGGCGTTGATCAAGCAGCTGATGCTGCTTCAAGAATGGGTTGAGGAACCGCTCGACGCGCAGCCGCTCGACGCAGGAAAACTAGTTCGCGAAGTCGTTGCACCGCTTGCCGACGCCAATCCGGGACGCGACGTGCGCATCGAGGTTCGAGCGAGCGCCCGTGCGAAAATTCCGCGCGACGAGATCACGTATGCGCTGACAAATCTGGTGGACAACGCGCTCAAGTATGCACCCGACGGGCCGATCGTCGTCTCTGTCGATCGCGACGACGGCCACGTCGTGATCACGGTGAGCGATCACGGTCCCGGAATCTCCGGAGAGCAGCTCGAGCGGATCTTCGATCGTTTTTATCGCGGCGAGCGGCGCGACGTTCCAGGATCGGGCCTGGGATTGGCAATCGCAAAACGCGCCGTCGAGCGCGCAAAGGGGACACTGACGGTGCAAACGCGCCCCGGGTCGGGAACGAGCTTCGTCATCGTGCTCCCCGAGTTCGAGAACGGTACGGAGCCGATTCACGCACCCGGCGACCCGGTTCTCGCCTTAAAGAGATATTGA
- the ribD gene encoding bifunctional diaminohydroxyphosphoribosylaminopyrimidine deaminase/5-amino-6-(5-phosphoribosylamino)uracil reductase RibD, protein MTDYLAEAIDLAQRAAGNTFPNPLVGAIVERDGVVLGRGFHRVAGNLHAEAEALSGSDHEGATLYVTLEPCTHVGKQPPCVDRIIASGVHRVVVGALDPNPLVAGRGIAQLAAAGIDVELRNDTRALRLIEDFRIWITTGRPYVALKMASSLDGLVASAPETRERLTGSHWKSIVERLRLRHQAVMIGAGTALVDDPKLSTSDLRRQVPFVRIVAAARRSLPPTLNLFREEPGYARTIVLVPENGAPWARALVDAADVVEVPANSDGTLDLANALRILREERGIFSILCEGGPTLAAQLIAAGVVDRFYWAIAPLLLASPQAIPALCGDLAMLRIRARFDEIELVGDDAALSGTFLPA, encoded by the coding sequence ATGACGGATTATCTCGCCGAAGCCATCGATCTTGCCCAGCGGGCCGCGGGTAACACATTCCCCAATCCCCTCGTCGGGGCAATCGTTGAGCGCGATGGGGTCGTTCTCGGCAGAGGCTTCCATCGCGTTGCCGGTAACCTGCATGCCGAGGCAGAGGCTCTGTCTGGGAGCGACCATGAAGGTGCAACGCTCTATGTGACGCTGGAGCCGTGCACGCATGTCGGAAAGCAGCCGCCGTGCGTCGATCGCATAATCGCGTCGGGCGTACACCGCGTCGTGGTAGGCGCTCTCGATCCAAACCCCTTGGTCGCAGGACGCGGTATTGCACAACTCGCCGCGGCCGGAATCGACGTCGAGCTTCGTAACGACACTCGCGCGCTGCGCTTGATCGAAGATTTCCGGATTTGGATCACGACGGGCCGCCCATATGTAGCACTCAAAATGGCTTCGTCGCTCGATGGCCTCGTTGCGAGCGCGCCCGAGACGCGCGAGCGCCTCACCGGTTCGCATTGGAAGAGCATTGTCGAGCGTTTGCGCCTTCGCCATCAAGCGGTCATGATCGGCGCCGGGACTGCGCTGGTGGATGACCCGAAGCTCTCGACTTCCGATCTTCGGCGCCAGGTCCCGTTCGTGCGCATCGTAGCCGCCGCACGCCGGTCGCTACCGCCAACGCTCAACCTCTTTCGCGAAGAGCCCGGGTACGCTCGAACGATCGTGCTGGTTCCGGAGAATGGCGCGCCCTGGGCGCGTGCCTTAGTCGACGCTGCCGACGTCGTGGAAGTTCCGGCAAACTCGGACGGGACGCTCGATCTCGCGAACGCGCTGCGGATTCTGCGCGAAGAGCGCGGCATTTTCTCGATACTCTGCGAAGGTGGCCCTACACTGGCTGCGCAGCTCATCGCGGCCGGTGTCGTCGATCGCTTCTATTGGGCGATTGCCCCGCTGTTGCTGGCGTCTCCGCAGGCCATCCCCGCCCTCTGCGGCGACCTCGCAATGCTACGCATACGCGCGCGATTCGACGAGATCGAGCTGGTCGGCGACGATGCCGCGCTCTCGGGAACGTTTCTCCCGGCCTAG
- a CDS encoding FUSC family protein: MIPALRGAVVTIVAVLISFGVMYAICTGAGAGASPAILAAALAVGLARRPERLEPHTSLLKGIALPLVALAAGAVGLTFRAFPPLGAALFCAGISLSVWLRAFGERGNIVGRIIALPFLAMLIVPVRVETARGPGSTAVLVIIAGVVAFACSAAVQRLAGGASAMPAERARKSTVAGRMAAQMLVALALAFTVGMLAFPVHWPWVVLTAFIVCSGAAGRGDAVYKAILRVAGAIGGTLVAALLARVALPGGAASAALIFIVLFLGLWLRQLNYAYWAACATLIFALLQGSHGLPALPLFALRIACIVIGALCGIAATWFVYPIRTEHVVRRRVANALAAMQAVLRGGNVHDLAHHIAQLDRIAPSAPKHRALLRETRALLTYVTAGGDRKHAGAELRRLGALLKEVPTRK, translated from the coding sequence GTGATACCGGCGCTGCGCGGCGCCGTCGTGACGATCGTGGCGGTGCTGATCAGTTTTGGCGTCATGTACGCGATTTGCACGGGCGCCGGCGCCGGCGCTTCACCGGCGATCCTCGCTGCGGCGCTCGCGGTCGGGCTCGCGCGGCGGCCCGAACGTCTCGAGCCGCACACGTCGCTGCTCAAGGGGATCGCATTGCCGCTCGTGGCACTCGCGGCCGGCGCGGTCGGTTTGACGTTCCGTGCGTTCCCGCCGCTCGGTGCCGCGCTTTTTTGTGCGGGTATCTCCCTGTCGGTTTGGCTGCGCGCTTTCGGCGAGCGCGGAAACATCGTTGGCCGAATCATTGCGCTGCCGTTTCTAGCGATGCTGATCGTACCGGTACGCGTCGAGACCGCTCGTGGTCCGGGTTCAACGGCGGTGCTGGTGATTATCGCAGGCGTCGTCGCCTTTGCGTGCAGCGCAGCCGTGCAGCGGCTCGCCGGCGGCGCGAGCGCCATGCCCGCGGAAAGAGCGCGCAAATCGACGGTCGCGGGACGCATGGCGGCGCAAATGCTGGTCGCGCTGGCTCTCGCTTTTACCGTTGGAATGCTTGCGTTTCCGGTGCACTGGCCCTGGGTGGTCTTGACCGCGTTCATCGTGTGCAGCGGCGCGGCGGGCCGGGGCGATGCCGTCTACAAGGCAATTTTGCGGGTGGCCGGCGCGATCGGCGGGACGCTGGTCGCGGCCCTGCTTGCGCGCGTCGCGTTACCCGGCGGCGCGGCATCGGCGGCTCTCATCTTCATCGTATTATTTCTGGGCCTTTGGCTTCGTCAACTCAACTACGCCTATTGGGCTGCGTGCGCTACACTCATCTTTGCGCTCTTGCAAGGGTCGCACGGCTTACCGGCGCTGCCGCTCTTCGCCCTTCGCATTGCGTGCATCGTTATCGGCGCCTTGTGCGGAATCGCCGCAACTTGGTTCGTCTACCCGATTCGCACCGAGCACGTCGTGCGCCGGCGCGTTGCCAATGCGCTTGCGGCGATGCAGGCGGTGCTGCGCGGCGGGAACGTGCACGATCTCGCCCATCATATCGCGCAACTGGATCGCATCGCACCTTCGGCGCCGAAGCACCGTGCGCTCCTACGCGAAACGCGCGCCTTGCTGACCTACGTGACGGCCGGCGGCGATCGAAAACATGCCGGTGCGGAATTGCGTCGACTCGGTGCTCTGCTCAAAGAGGTCCCGACCCGCAAATAA
- a CDS encoding response regulator transcription factor, which produces MKMIPAGFPRVLVIDDEADVRELLEYGLGAAGFDVRCAGDGYAAMQIMQQWRPEAVLLDVMLPAIDGFSLLPALRRVTDAPIIMLTARYQTADKVRGLFQGADDYLAKPFEMDELVARLHARLRRPRLETRETLAYADLVIDVSARTVVRGRRAIELSTREFDLLLTLMRHAERVLSRDQLLDLVWGHERDVTPATVETYVSYLRAKLERTGEPTLIQTIRSVGYSMRLEPK; this is translated from the coding sequence ATGAAAATGATACCTGCCGGCTTCCCACGCGTGCTCGTCATCGACGACGAGGCCGATGTGCGCGAACTCCTGGAATACGGGCTTGGCGCGGCGGGTTTTGACGTTCGCTGCGCCGGGGACGGCTATGCCGCAATGCAGATCATGCAGCAATGGCGTCCCGAAGCGGTTCTGTTGGACGTCATGTTACCCGCAATCGACGGCTTCTCGCTCCTCCCCGCACTGCGGCGCGTAACCGACGCGCCGATTATCATGCTCACCGCGCGATATCAAACTGCCGATAAGGTTCGCGGCCTCTTTCAGGGTGCCGATGATTATCTCGCCAAACCGTTTGAAATGGACGAGCTCGTCGCGCGGTTGCACGCGCGTTTACGCCGTCCGCGCCTCGAGACACGCGAGACCCTCGCCTACGCAGATCTCGTCATCGACGTTTCGGCTCGAACGGTCGTGCGCGGAAGGCGTGCGATCGAGCTGTCCACGCGCGAGTTCGACCTACTCCTCACGCTGATGCGTCACGCCGAGCGGGTACTCTCCCGGGATCAGTTGCTCGATTTGGTCTGGGGGCACGAGCGCGACGTCACGCCGGCAACCGTCGAAACCTACGTTTCATATTTGCGCGCCAAGCTCGAACGAACGGGTGAGCCGACGCTGATTCAGACGATTCGAAGCGTCGGATATTCGATGCGGTTGGAGCCGAAGTGA